The DNA region ACACATGGGGAAATTCCAAAAATCGTAATGGCACCAAGTACCGTTCAAGAAGCGTTCTATGATGCAGCAGAAGCCTTTAACCTTGCTGAAGAGTACCAATGTCCAGTAATTCTATTAACTGATCTTCAATTATCATTAGGCAAACAAACAGTTGAACCGTTAAATTTTAATAAAGTTGAAATCCGACGTGGTAAACTTGTAACAGGAGAAATCCCTGAGAGTGAAAATAAAGCCTATTTCAAGCGTTATGAAGTGACTGAAGACGGTATTTCTCCACGTGTTATTCCTGGAATGAAAAATGGTATTCACCATGTAACAGGTGTTGAACATGATGAAACAGGGAAACCATCAGAGTCTGCATTAAACCGTAATGCACAAATGGATAAGCGTTTCCGTAAAGTTGAAAATATTCGCTTTGATACACCTGTATACAAAAATGCAAAGCATGAAGAAGCAGATATTCTGCTAGTTGGGTTTAACTCAACTCGCGGTGCGATTGAAGAAGCAATGATCCGTTTAGAGAGTGATGGTTTGAAAGTAAACCATGCACATATTCGTTTGATTCATCCCTTCCCAACTAACGAATTGCTTCCACTAGTACGTGCTGCGAAAAAAGTAGTGGTAGTTGAAAACAACGCAACTGGCCAGTTGGCAAATATTATCAAGATGAATGTTGGATATGCAGAGAAGATTGTAAAGCATTTAAAATATGATGGAAATCCGTTCCTACCACACGAAGTTTATACAAAATGTAAGGAGCTGTTCTAAATGGCCACTTTTAAAGAATTTCGAAATAATGTAAAACCGAACTGGTGCCCTGGCTGTGGCGACTTCTCCGTACAAGCGGCAATGCAACGTGCGGCAGCGAATGTCGGCTTAGAACCAGAAAACTTAGCAGTTATTTCTGGAATCGGCTGTTCAGGACGTATCTCTGGTTATATTAATTCTTATGGTTTCCATGGCATCCATGGTCGTTCACTACCAATTGCACAAGGTGTTAAGATGGCTAACCGTGATTTAACAGTTATCGCATCTGGCGGAGACGGTGACGGCTTTGCGATTGGTATGGGACATACGATTCATGCTATTCGCCGTAATGTGGATATTACCTATATTGTTATGGATAACCAAATCTATGGATTAACAAAAGGACAAACATCACCACGTTCGGCAGCTGGCTTTAAAACGAAATCATCACCACTAGGTTCGATTGAACAACCAATTTCACCTATGGAGATGGCTTTAACTGCTGGTGCAACGTTTGTAGCACAAAGCTTCTCGACGGATTTGAAAGATTTAACGGCATTAATCGAAGCCGGGATTAACCATAAGGGCTTTTCATTAATCAATGTATACAGCCCTTGCGTAACCTATAATAAGGTAAATACGTATGACTGGTTTAAAGAAAATCTAACGAAGCTAAGCAGTATAGAAGGTTATGATCCTACTAACCGC from Neobacillus sp. FSL H8-0543 includes:
- a CDS encoding 2-oxoacid:ferredoxin oxidoreductase subunit beta → MATFKEFRNNVKPNWCPGCGDFSVQAAMQRAAANVGLEPENLAVISGIGCSGRISGYINSYGFHGIHGRSLPIAQGVKMANRDLTVIASGGDGDGFAIGMGHTIHAIRRNVDITYIVMDNQIYGLTKGQTSPRSAAGFKTKSSPLGSIEQPISPMEMALTAGATFVAQSFSTDLKDLTALIEAGINHKGFSLINVYSPCVTYNKVNTYDWFKENLTKLSSIEGYDPTNREDAMQTLMKHNGLVTGLIYQNTERKSYQELITGYSETPLAHADLTLDQTYFDKLVDEFM